A window of Formosa sp. Hel1_31_208 contains these coding sequences:
- a CDS encoding MlaD family protein, with translation MKRTNSQKLRLGLFVSIGTILFVTAIYFIGQRRNMFDKTFTISSYFQNVNGLQRGNNVRYSGIDIGTVKDITMINDSSIQVDMHIQEKILNHIKKNAIATIGSDGLVGNMIVNIVPGKGPSKLISNGDVIASYSKIGADDILSTLSVGSENAAILTADLLKITTAMLEGQGTVGLLLNDTIMAQDLKQSVNNLRMASRGATNTINELNTIISSIKTNDNTVLGMILNDSISGEKLKTVVSNLETSSNEIESVLVNINDVVDDFNSSDGAFNYIVKDTTLVNSLKSTLNNINKGTDKFNQNMEALKHNFLFRGYFKKLERQAKKAEKEK, from the coding sequence ATGAAACGTACAAACTCACAAAAACTCAGATTAGGACTCTTTGTTAGTATTGGAACCATACTATTTGTCACGGCCATTTATTTTATTGGACAACGACGAAATATGTTTGATAAAACCTTTACCATAAGTTCTTACTTCCAAAATGTCAATGGATTACAACGTGGAAATAATGTACGCTATTCTGGAATTGATATTGGCACCGTGAAAGATATCACCATGATTAACGATTCTTCCATCCAAGTAGATATGCACATTCAAGAGAAAATCCTTAATCATATCAAAAAAAATGCGATTGCTACTATTGGTTCTGACGGATTGGTTGGTAATATGATTGTTAATATTGTTCCTGGTAAAGGTCCTTCAAAATTGATTAGTAATGGTGATGTCATTGCATCGTATAGTAAAATAGGTGCCGATGATATCCTAAGTACCTTGAGCGTTGGTTCAGAAAATGCCGCTATATTAACCGCTGACCTATTAAAAATCACTACAGCTATGTTAGAAGGTCAAGGTACAGTAGGTCTGTTGTTAAATGATACCATCATGGCTCAGGACCTCAAACAATCAGTCAATAATCTAAGAATGGCAAGCCGAGGTGCCACCAATACCATCAATGAATTAAATACTATAATTTCATCAATAAAAACAAACGACAATACTGTTTTAGGGATGATACTCAACGATTCTATTTCTGGAGAAAAACTTAAAACTGTAGTAAGCAATCTAGAAACATCCAGCAATGAAATTGAAAGTGTATTAGTTAATATTAATGATGTCGTAGATGACTTTAATTCTAGCGATGGTGCATTTAATTATATTGTTAAGGATACCACATTAGTAAATAGTCTCAAATCAACACTCAATAATATCAATAAAGGCACCGATAAATTCAATCAGAATATGGAAGCTCTAAAACATAACTTCTTATTTAGAGGCTACTTTAAAAAGTTAGAACGACAAGCCAAAAAAGCTGAAAAAGAAAAGTAA
- a CDS encoding ABC transporter ATP-binding protein translates to MNTPSEISTRDIVLQIKDLRKSFGDNHVLNGFNMELFQGESLVIMGKSGSGKSVMIKCLVGLMEADSGYIRVMHNDITALDQNAMDVLRADIGFLFQGSALYDSMTVRENLEFPLRRHTKKFGEHINTEKLVHEALENVGLVSAIDLMPSELSGGMKRRIALARTLILRPKIILYDEPTSGLDPITAKEIILLMKDIQKKYNTSSLIITHDVDCARVIADRMILLIDGIDYATGTFAELSTREDPKIKAFFKH, encoded by the coding sequence ATGAACACGCCATCTGAAATATCGACAAGAGACATTGTACTTCAAATTAAAGATCTACGGAAAAGTTTTGGAGACAACCACGTTTTAAATGGTTTTAATATGGAACTGTTTCAAGGCGAAAGCCTCGTCATTATGGGGAAATCTGGCTCAGGGAAATCTGTGATGATTAAGTGTTTGGTGGGTTTAATGGAAGCCGACAGCGGGTATATTAGGGTAATGCATAATGATATTACGGCATTAGATCAGAATGCGATGGATGTCCTGCGTGCCGATATAGGTTTCCTATTTCAAGGTAGTGCCTTATATGATTCAATGACCGTTAGAGAAAATTTAGAATTTCCGCTACGAAGACATACTAAAAAATTTGGTGAACATATCAATACTGAAAAATTAGTACATGAGGCCTTAGAGAATGTAGGATTAGTGAGCGCTATCGACTTAATGCCTTCAGAATTATCTGGAGGTATGAAACGACGAATTGCTTTAGCGAGAACATTAATTCTAAGACCGAAGATTATTCTCTATGATGAACCTACAAGCGGACTCGACCCTATCACAGCTAAAGAAATCATTCTATTAATGAAGGATATTCAAAAGAAATACAACACCTCATCACTCATCATTACGCATGATGTTGATTGTGCACGAGTAATTGCAGATCGGATGATTTTACTCATTGATGGCATCGACTATGCGACTGGTACATTTGCAGAACTATCAACACGAGAAGACCCGAAAATAAAAGCATTTTTTAAACATTAA
- a CDS encoding ABC transporter permease gives MIGLDQIKSQLKAFFIEVGELTYFTKRFFIEVVKRPFEMKEFLRQCYHMGNRSLLLVGITGFIIGLVLTLQTRPTLMEFGAVSWMPSMVSISIVREVGPIITALVCAGRIGSGIGAELGSMRVTEQIDAMEVSGTNPFKFLVATRVLAVTLMLPLLVLFGDAIALFGSFLVENIKGNVSFMLYFNKVFDALEFGDILPATIKSFFFGLAIGIVGCYKGFYCKKGTAGVGKAANSAVVLTSLLLFIIDFIAVFVTDIFYDL, from the coding sequence ATGATTGGATTAGATCAAATAAAATCTCAACTAAAAGCTTTCTTCATTGAAGTTGGTGAGTTGACCTATTTCACGAAGCGATTTTTTATTGAAGTGGTGAAACGACCGTTTGAGATGAAAGAGTTTCTGCGTCAATGTTACCATATGGGTAATCGCTCATTGCTATTAGTAGGAATAACGGGATTTATAATAGGATTGGTACTCACCTTACAAACACGTCCAACGCTAATGGAATTTGGAGCCGTATCTTGGATGCCATCTATGGTGAGTATCTCGATTGTTAGAGAAGTAGGCCCCATTATTACTGCCTTGGTTTGTGCAGGACGAATAGGTTCGGGTATAGGCGCCGAGTTAGGCTCTATGCGTGTTACAGAACAAATTGATGCCATGGAAGTTTCTGGGACTAATCCCTTTAAATTTTTAGTTGCAACCCGAGTTCTTGCAGTAACGCTTATGCTACCTTTGCTCGTGCTTTTTGGCGATGCCATTGCACTGTTCGGATCTTTTCTCGTAGAAAATATAAAAGGGAATGTATCATTCATGCTTTATTTCAATAAAGTTTTTGATGCTTTAGAATTTGGTGACATCTTACCAGCAACTATCAAATCCTTCTTTTTTGGATTAGCGATAGGAATTGTAGGGTGCTATAAAGGGTTCTATTGTAAAAAAGGAACAGCCGGTGTTGGTAAAGCAGCTAACAGCGCCGTAGTACTTACATCCTTACTCCTATTTATCATTGATTTTATAGCCGTTTTTGTAACCGATATCTTTTACGATTTATGA
- a CDS encoding AarF/ABC1/UbiB kinase family protein produces the protein MGIISGIGKNFKSISRYNQILKVLIKYGFEDLVYYLEENKQYTFIQKLIPKASRKHARKFSKWAKMRLVCEELGPTFVKFGQILSNRPDLVPLELTFELEQLQDNVPPMPENEAKHVVETELKGKVEELFAWFDPQPFASASMAQVHKVTLHSGKRVALKVQRSGIFDIITEDIKVMYKIAEVLENRMPSIKSFDPIGLVKNFEESILKEIDFINESINVQRFYNNLENDESLDQFAKAPIVYPEFTTSKVLALEFISGIKIDQVEALELKDYDIKVIARRLATSYFKQIFEYGFFHADPHPGNLLVMPNGHICYLDFGMMGSMLPRDISIFGKLFIAITEKDVKRIIQALQQLSNNAPIEDMRDLEFDINEFVEKYYVRDVHENEMSTILLELKDIIIAHGLKVPTYFFLFARSLVTLEGVISKLHPELEQFDIVKPYLRKSATRKYNPILIGKKVANSFIELTDYMEEFPRDLKNAIRKINSGKVKVDLTHKGMDPMIHTMQRITKQLITAFIMVALIIGAALFIVFEVKPLWNGLSLLGITSFILSIVLGLGMVMNIKKGDYDR, from the coding sequence ATGGGAATCATCTCTGGGATAGGAAAAAATTTTAAATCGATTTCTAGATACAATCAAATTCTAAAAGTCCTAATAAAATACGGATTTGAAGATTTGGTGTATTACTTAGAAGAGAATAAACAATATACCTTTATTCAAAAACTCATTCCGAAAGCTTCACGTAAACATGCTAGAAAATTTAGTAAATGGGCCAAAATGCGTTTGGTATGTGAAGAGCTGGGACCAACATTTGTGAAATTTGGTCAAATCTTGAGTAATAGACCAGATTTAGTCCCTCTAGAATTAACCTTTGAATTAGAACAACTTCAGGACAATGTCCCTCCAATGCCGGAAAATGAAGCTAAACATGTCGTAGAAACCGAATTAAAAGGTAAAGTTGAAGAGCTATTTGCTTGGTTTGACCCACAGCCTTTTGCCTCTGCTTCAATGGCCCAAGTGCATAAAGTGACATTACATTCTGGAAAACGCGTCGCTCTTAAAGTTCAGCGCTCAGGCATATTCGATATCATTACTGAAGACATTAAAGTGATGTATAAAATTGCAGAAGTTTTAGAAAACCGAATGCCTTCCATAAAAAGTTTTGACCCTATAGGACTGGTTAAAAATTTCGAAGAGTCAATTCTTAAAGAAATAGATTTTATAAACGAATCTATCAATGTACAGCGTTTTTATAATAATCTTGAAAATGACGAGTCTTTAGATCAGTTTGCCAAAGCACCTATAGTATATCCAGAATTTACAACATCAAAGGTTTTAGCTTTAGAATTCATTTCAGGAATTAAAATTGATCAAGTGGAAGCACTTGAACTTAAAGACTATGATATAAAGGTTATCGCTAGACGATTGGCTACAAGCTACTTCAAACAAATATTTGAGTATGGTTTCTTCCATGCCGACCCACATCCAGGAAATTTATTAGTCATGCCGAATGGGCATATTTGTTATCTAGATTTTGGCATGATGGGAAGTATGTTACCGAGAGACATTTCCATTTTCGGAAAATTGTTCATTGCTATTACTGAAAAGGATGTCAAACGAATCATACAAGCCTTGCAACAATTATCAAATAATGCACCTATTGAAGACATGAGAGATTTGGAATTTGATATCAATGAATTCGTAGAAAAATATTACGTGCGGGATGTGCATGAGAACGAAATGAGTACCATACTTCTAGAACTCAAAGATATTATTATAGCTCATGGTTTAAAAGTTCCAACCTATTTCTTCCTTTTTGCGAGATCTTTAGTGACTCTAGAGGGCGTCATTAGTAAATTACATCCAGAATTAGAACAATTTGATATTGTAAAACCCTATTTAAGAAAAAGTGCTACACGAAAATACAACCCGATTCTTATTGGTAAAAAAGTGGCGAATTCCTTCATAGAACTTACAGATTATATGGAAGAATTTCCAAGAGATTTAAAGAATGCCATTAGAAAGATTAATTCAGGAAAAGTAAAAGTTGATCTTACACACAAAGGAATGGATCCTATGATTCATACCATGCAGCGCATAACCAAACAACTCATTACAGCTTTTATTATGGTTGCCTTAATCATTGGAGCAGCCTTATTTATTGTGTTTGAAGTTAAACCGTTATGGAATGGTCTATCATTACTTGGCATAACTAGTTTCATACTATCGATAGTCTTAGGTTTAGGAATGGTAATGAACATCAAAAAAGGAGACTACGACAGGTAG
- a CDS encoding HPP family protein has translation MKTHSIVDVMTKNVVCIAPDQNLLDVKHIYEKKEFHHHIPVVENDKLVGMVSLIDFMYHISGAGISDDNEVYKTLKVKDIMTPHPFYLNSDATVEEVATILTEGNYHAVPILENEKIVGIVSTADVIKHLLKVA, from the coding sequence ATGAAAACGCATTCAATCGTTGATGTAATGACAAAAAATGTGGTGTGTATAGCTCCAGATCAAAATCTATTAGACGTCAAACACATTTATGAGAAAAAAGAATTTCATCATCATATTCCAGTAGTCGAAAATGATAAATTAGTTGGAATGGTAAGTCTAATTGATTTTATGTATCATATATCTGGTGCTGGTATTAGCGATGACAATGAAGTCTATAAAACTTTAAAAGTGAAGGATATTATGACACCTCACCCGTTTTATCTTAATTCAGATGCCACAGTTGAAGAGGTTGCTACAATTTTAACCGAAGGAAACTACCACGCGGTGCCAATTTTAGAGAATGAAAAAATTGTAGGTATTGTCTCAACAGCCGATGTTATAAAACATTTATTAAAGGTTGCTTAG
- a CDS encoding L,D-transpeptidase: MNKFNHHLLQIILIVLVFKFWYYQKASSIDSATINCDIHERVRLDSIKVKRTVIIKDYFQYLDSIVTAYDSLTPYPLSEHLLVRANPWILDTLQNTDYYRMKARDSFIYDQKQMAILPKEAVLYIPDSLVAAKILHAFKNTLIDINIPEYKLRIFEDSILLHEFSVRVGRHEKKYLEMSGKIEDLRTKTGEGLIVNYNRNPRYVNPANNKEYKVTRRDDDKVTKLPQIPFIETEINSLRHGQLIHPTTNPKSLGKAYSNGCIGTSEADAWVIYYYAPINTKINIRYDLTVVNTMGDTVVLKDIYNKNKK; encoded by the coding sequence ATGAATAAATTTAATCACCATCTACTACAGATTATACTTATTGTATTAGTGTTCAAGTTCTGGTATTACCAGAAGGCTAGTTCTATAGATAGTGCCACTATCAATTGCGACATCCATGAGAGGGTCAGATTAGATAGTATTAAAGTCAAAAGAACGGTTATAATTAAAGATTATTTTCAGTACCTCGATTCTATCGTTACAGCATATGATTCTTTAACACCATATCCATTATCAGAACACCTTTTGGTAAGAGCTAATCCATGGATTTTAGATACCCTACAAAATACCGATTATTATAGAATGAAGGCGCGCGATTCTTTTATTTATGATCAAAAACAAATGGCTATACTTCCAAAAGAAGCCGTACTCTATATTCCAGATTCACTAGTGGCTGCTAAGATACTTCATGCTTTTAAAAACACGCTTATAGACATTAATATTCCAGAATATAAACTCCGCATTTTTGAAGATTCAATTCTTCTTCATGAGTTTTCTGTGAGAGTAGGAAGACATGAGAAGAAATATCTTGAAATGTCCGGGAAAATTGAGGATCTGCGCACAAAAACAGGTGAGGGTCTAATTGTAAATTATAATAGGAACCCAAGATATGTGAATCCCGCCAATAATAAAGAATATAAGGTGACAAGACGCGATGATGATAAGGTGACCAAATTACCACAAATCCCATTTATTGAGACCGAAATTAATAGCTTGCGTCATGGGCAATTAATTCATCCTACTACAAATCCGAAGTCTTTAGGGAAAGCCTATTCGAATGGATGCATTGGAACCAGTGAGGCGGATGCTTGGGTGATTTACTACTATGCACCAATCAATACTAAAATTAATATTCGATATGACTTGACTGTTGTTAATACTATGGGAGATACTGTTGTATTAAAGGATATTTACAATAAAAACAAGAAGTGA
- a CDS encoding 2-hydroxyacid dehydrogenase, whose protein sequence is MKVLVYSAKAFEIPYLEKANHQKHQLTFVENALSSETAMQAVGYEIISIFSADDACFLTLEKLKDFGVKYISLRSVGHDNVNLRAATRLNIRVANVPAYSPYAIAEHGVSLLLTLNRKLIESNHRVKQYNFNLDDLVGFDLNKKTVGIIGTGKIGSVMAKIMNGFGCKLLGYDISEDKNLVQNYNLKYTALQELCEQSDIISIHVPLNAETHYLIDEELIFHMKKDVIIINTARGAIINTEHLIDALKKDKIGAYGSDVFENEKGIFFKNRSKHIPDDLLLIQLNAFPNVLLTGHHAFLTEEALTNIAETTIDNLNRWSLNEETENELTDIST, encoded by the coding sequence ATGAAAGTTCTTGTTTACAGTGCTAAAGCATTTGAAATTCCCTATTTAGAGAAAGCGAATCATCAAAAACACCAACTCACATTTGTAGAAAATGCATTATCATCAGAAACTGCTATGCAAGCTGTGGGTTATGAGATCATATCTATTTTTTCAGCCGATGACGCCTGTTTTCTTACACTTGAAAAATTAAAAGATTTTGGTGTGAAATACATCTCTTTAAGATCGGTTGGTCATGATAATGTAAACCTAAGAGCAGCCACAAGATTAAACATTAGAGTAGCTAATGTACCCGCATATTCCCCTTATGCTATTGCTGAACATGGTGTGAGTTTACTATTAACTCTTAATAGAAAACTTATTGAATCTAATCATCGTGTAAAACAGTATAATTTTAATTTAGATGACCTTGTCGGTTTTGACTTAAACAAAAAGACAGTAGGCATTATTGGAACTGGAAAAATAGGTTCGGTTATGGCTAAAATCATGAATGGTTTTGGTTGCAAATTACTCGGTTATGATATTTCCGAAGACAAGAATTTAGTCCAAAACTATAATCTCAAATATACTGCTCTACAAGAATTATGCGAACAATCAGATATTATTTCAATTCATGTCCCATTAAACGCTGAAACACATTACTTAATTGATGAAGAGTTAATATTTCATATGAAGAAAGACGTTATTATTATAAATACTGCTCGAGGTGCAATTATTAATACAGAGCATCTTATTGATGCCCTAAAAAAAGATAAAATTGGTGCTTATGGCTCTGATGTTTTTGAAAATGAAAAAGGTATTTTCTTTAAAAATCGTTCAAAACATATTCCAGACGATCTCCTTTTAATTCAACTCAATGCTTTCCCGAATGTACTGTTGACCGGTCACCATGCATTTTTAACGGAAGAAGCATTAACTAATATCGCCGAAACTACGATTGACAACTTGAATCGATGGTCTCTCAATGAAGAAACGGAGAACGAATTAACTGATATTAGCACGTGA
- a CDS encoding TonB-dependent receptor: MLKSKQHITFIIGLLWCFFAQAQIDAEKTPIISILNEISATYKITFNYESSLLDEIKVFPLSKNLSINRKIKNLEKQTNLVFSKVSKTVYTIKKSARVCGYLRNALTEQVLAGATINSATNYVISDENGYFEIELASLNTLVSIRYLGFKNIERQARFFSSDNCEIISMFEQQEFITPIILSAYLVKGIDKSQDGSTTINYKNFTLLPGLVESDVLQTVQSLPGIMSVDETVSNINIRGGSHDQNLILWDDIKMYQSGHFFGLISSFNPQITQSATIINNGTDVSYTDGVSGSIHMQSDKNLASKFKGSFGINLLNADVFADVPLGEVSSVQIAARKSTDDIVRTPTYDTYFDRITQETEAQNNIADVSNSNQEFSFYDTSFRWLYNPSNKDFLRLNFILINNDLTFDETATVNGSLETRTSSVSQNSIAAGLNYKRKWNEAFQTILNIYNTDYKLQAINANIFAGQRFLQENIVSETGAKLEALYSQNIWQYKLGYNFIESEVINLNDIDLPRFVRRDSEVLREHALFGQALFQNEKEDLYVKAGARINYIETFNEIIIEPRLNIRKTIGNNFEVEILGEFKHQNMSQIVNFQNDFLGIEKRRWQLSDNDSIPIIQSKQASLGLLYKNKGWLLDAKAYFKNVDGITTQSQSFTTKYEFQKEKGSYDVYGFEFLLRKKTKHLSSWLSYSYIKNNYTFEALQEIEFPSNFDITHSITFGSTYSNDYWNISAGLNYRTGKPTTIPLLGSEVINDNVNFDVVNNQRLQDYLRIDASALYKFKISNTFRSEVGASIWNISNKENPINNYYRVINDHPVKFSRFSLGVTTNVIFRVFF; encoded by the coding sequence ATGCTGAAGAGTAAGCAACACATAACATTTATTATTGGTTTACTTTGGTGTTTTTTTGCCCAAGCGCAAATAGATGCAGAGAAAACACCAATAATTAGTATTCTTAATGAAATAAGTGCCACATATAAAATTACATTCAATTATGAGAGTAGTCTTCTTGATGAGATCAAAGTATTCCCGCTTTCTAAAAACCTAAGCATAAATAGAAAAATTAAAAATTTAGAGAAACAAACCAATTTAGTTTTCTCAAAAGTTAGTAAAACTGTCTATACCATTAAAAAATCAGCGCGGGTTTGTGGGTATTTGAGAAATGCTTTAACAGAACAAGTTCTTGCTGGAGCTACAATCAATAGTGCAACTAACTACGTTATTAGCGATGAAAATGGTTATTTTGAAATTGAATTAGCTTCGCTAAATACATTAGTAAGTATTAGATATTTAGGTTTTAAGAACATAGAACGACAGGCAAGGTTTTTTAGTTCAGACAACTGCGAAATCATATCGATGTTTGAACAACAGGAATTCATTACCCCTATTATCCTCAGTGCATATTTAGTAAAAGGTATTGATAAAAGTCAGGATGGTAGTACTACTATTAATTATAAAAATTTCACCCTACTACCTGGTCTTGTAGAATCTGATGTGCTTCAAACGGTTCAGTCTTTACCAGGCATAATGAGTGTGGATGAAACCGTTTCTAACATAAATATTAGAGGGGGTTCTCATGACCAAAATTTAATTCTTTGGGATGATATTAAAATGTATCAGTCTGGACATTTTTTCGGACTTATCTCAAGTTTCAACCCACAAATAACACAAAGTGCAACGATTATAAATAATGGAACAGATGTTTCATATACTGATGGTGTTTCTGGCTCTATTCATATGCAATCAGATAAGAATTTAGCATCAAAGTTCAAAGGCTCGTTTGGTATTAATCTCTTAAATGCAGATGTCTTTGCTGATGTCCCATTAGGTGAAGTGTCTTCTGTTCAAATTGCTGCCAGAAAATCAACTGATGACATTGTGCGAACCCCAACCTATGACACCTATTTCGATAGAATAACCCAAGAAACCGAAGCACAAAACAATATTGCAGACGTAAGTAATTCAAATCAAGAATTTAGTTTTTACGATACCTCATTTCGTTGGCTATATAATCCTTCGAATAAGGATTTTTTACGATTGAATTTTATCTTAATAAATAATGATTTAACCTTCGACGAAACGGCTACTGTAAATGGTTCCTTAGAAACGAGAACAAGTAGTGTCTCTCAAAATAGTATAGCAGCTGGTTTAAATTATAAAAGAAAATGGAATGAAGCATTTCAAACAATACTCAATATTTATAACACAGACTATAAATTACAGGCTATAAATGCAAATATTTTTGCCGGTCAGCGATTCCTACAAGAAAACATTGTTTCTGAAACGGGTGCAAAACTTGAAGCTTTATATTCCCAAAATATATGGCAATACAAACTTGGGTATAATTTTATCGAATCGGAAGTTATAAATCTTAACGATATTGATTTACCAAGATTTGTTCGACGTGACTCTGAGGTATTACGAGAACATGCCCTTTTTGGCCAAGCATTATTTCAAAACGAAAAAGAAGACCTTTATGTTAAAGCAGGAGCAAGAATAAATTATATCGAAACATTTAATGAAATCATTATAGAACCTCGCCTTAATATTCGTAAAACAATAGGGAACAACTTCGAAGTCGAGATTTTAGGTGAATTCAAGCATCAAAACATGTCACAAATTGTTAATTTTCAGAATGACTTTTTAGGAATTGAAAAGAGACGGTGGCAACTTTCAGATAATGATAGTATTCCTATAATTCAAAGTAAACAAGCTTCTTTAGGACTTCTATATAAAAATAAAGGTTGGTTACTAGACGCTAAAGCTTATTTTAAAAATGTTGATGGAATTACTACTCAAAGTCAAAGTTTTACTACCAAATATGAATTTCAAAAAGAAAAGGGAAGTTACGACGTTTATGGGTTTGAATTTCTATTAAGAAAAAAAACAAAACACTTAAGTAGCTGGCTAAGTTATTCGTACATTAAAAACAATTATACTTTTGAAGCACTTCAAGAAATAGAATTTCCGAGTAACTTTGATATCACACATTCAATTACTTTTGGCAGCACTTACAGTAATGACTACTGGAATATTTCAGCAGGTCTCAATTACAGAACTGGTAAACCTACTACAATTCCCTTATTGGGTAGTGAAGTGATTAATGATAACGTGAATTTTGATGTCGTAAATAATCAAAGGCTACAAGACTATCTTCGAATTGATGCCTCAGCCTTGTACAAGTTCAAAATCAGTAATACATTTCGCTCTGAAGTAGGAGCTTCGATTTGGAACATTTCCAATAAAGAAAATCCGATAAATAATTACTACAGAGTGATTAATGATCATCCCGTTAAGTTTTCAAGGTTTTCACTAGGTGTAACTACGAACGTCATTTTTCGGGTCTTTTTTTAA
- a CDS encoding FecR family protein, with product MDKEYLIKKWLDNSLSADELKSFKALEEAAYFEEIVHEAHRFDGEKQSKVVPFDTLDTLLFQKKRASLHWLRIASRIAAIFIIGIAVFVLLNKDQSNTINTVYAQKETIILPDNSIVELNQLSQLVYSTSNWNKERNLSLEGEAFFDVKKGERFEVTTEFGVVSVLGTEFNVLSRDNIFKVSCYEGLVQVSYNNNAVKLPAGSELTLISGKGLKKSIALAEPIWLKNMSVFENTSIHDVFAELEKQYSISITFNTKTNLFFTGAFEHQDLDNALKSITQPLNLTYTIENTKEVIIKNAEE from the coding sequence ATGGACAAAGAATACTTAATAAAAAAATGGTTAGATAATAGCTTATCGGCGGATGAACTTAAATCCTTTAAAGCCTTAGAAGAAGCAGCATATTTTGAGGAAATAGTTCATGAAGCGCATCGATTTGACGGCGAAAAACAATCAAAAGTTGTTCCTTTCGATACTTTAGATACGTTGTTATTTCAAAAGAAGAGGGCTTCATTACATTGGTTAAGAATTGCTAGCAGAATTGCGGCCATATTTATTATTGGGATTGCAGTATTTGTGTTACTGAATAAGGATCAGTCAAATACAATCAATACAGTTTATGCTCAAAAAGAAACAATAATATTACCCGATAATTCTATTGTTGAATTAAATCAATTATCACAACTAGTGTACAGCACTTCTAATTGGAATAAAGAGCGAAATTTAAGTTTAGAAGGCGAAGCTTTTTTTGATGTTAAAAAAGGTGAACGATTTGAAGTTACCACGGAATTTGGTGTAGTCAGTGTTTTAGGTACTGAATTTAATGTATTATCAAGAGACAATATTTTTAAAGTATCCTGTTATGAAGGCTTAGTCCAAGTTTCTTATAACAACAATGCAGTTAAACTTCCTGCTGGATCAGAATTAACTTTGATTTCTGGAAAAGGGTTAAAGAAGAGTATTGCTCTAGCAGAACCTATTTGGTTAAAAAATATGAGCGTATTTGAGAACACCTCAATACATGATGTGTTTGCTGAACTTGAGAAACAGTATTCAATTTCAATTACTTTCAATACTAAAACTAATTTATTTTTCACCGGAGCATTCGAACATCAAGATCTTGACAATGCTTTGAAATCAATTACACAGCCCCTTAATCTGACTTATACAATTGAAAACACAAAAGAAGTCATTATTAAGAATGCTGAAGAGTAA
- a CDS encoding RNA polymerase sigma factor, translated as MAKSLHQDICDKLRFSKLYEKYAQSLSNILLYKYGNLLNPSDKVQDAYIKLWENCAKVAPEAAKSYLYTVANNMMLNEVKHQKVVFKYQQVKPKDYTNETPEFILRKKEFLKRYEGVLSNLKEEERIAFLLSKVDGKTHREIAEFLGVTKKVVEHRIYAAFNKLKDQLEEFKRK; from the coding sequence TTGGCTAAATCATTACATCAAGATATTTGCGACAAATTGCGCTTTTCAAAGCTCTATGAAAAGTATGCACAGAGCCTAAGTAATATTTTACTTTATAAGTACGGTAATTTATTAAATCCATCAGACAAAGTACAAGATGCCTATATTAAACTCTGGGAAAATTGTGCTAAAGTTGCCCCAGAAGCTGCTAAATCCTATTTATACACTGTAGCAAACAATATGATGCTTAATGAAGTCAAGCATCAAAAGGTTGTTTTTAAATACCAGCAAGTAAAACCAAAAGATTACACGAATGAGACCCCTGAGTTTATTTTGCGTAAAAAAGAATTTTTAAAACGTTACGAAGGTGTTTTATCAAATTTAAAGGAAGAAGAGCGCATTGCGTTTCTTCTCAGCAAAGTTGATGGTAAAACACATAGAGAAATTGCCGAGTTTTTAGGTGTGACTAAAAAGGTTGTTGAGCATAGAATTTATGCGGCTTTCAATAAACTCAAAGATCAATTAGAAGAATTTAAACGAAAATAG